The genomic segment TTCTCATAATAATCTTGAAATTTAACCAGGCAGTCTTCGAGATCAGCTAACGATTCAAAATAGTTGGGTGTGAGTACTTTTCGCTGAACGATGGAAAAATATATTTCAATTTGATTTAACCAACTGGCGTGAACAGGCAGGTGGACCATTACGGCTTGAGGCCATGCTTTTTGAAGTCTTTTGATAGAGGTCTGACCCCGATGAGAAGAGCCATTGTCAACGATCCAAAAGACCCTGGACGCGGACCGATAGGGTTCCTGGTTCATGACTTGATCCACCAAACGCATGAAGGGCTTGATCCCGGTCTTTGCTACCGCGCGACCGAAAACTTTTCCACGATGAACATCCCAGGCGGCCAGATAGTTCAAGGCACCCTCGCGCCGATATTCATGTTCGACCTTTCCGGGTTTCCCGGGGCTAGGTACAA from the bacterium genome contains:
- a CDS encoding IS630 family transposase — encoded protein: MQQEVLARGIVAQISGSTLWRWLHSDAIRPWYYRSWIFPRDPAFAEKAIPVLDLYEGLWEGKPLGKGDYVLSADEKISIQARSRRHPTLVPSPGKPGKVEHEYRREGALNYLAAWDVHRGKVFGRAVAKTGIKPFMRLVDQVMNQEPYRSASRVFWIVDNGSSHRGQTSIKRLQKAWPQAVMVHLPVHASWLNQIEIYFSIVQRKVLTPNYFESLADLEDCLVKFQDYYEKLAKPFKWKFTRQDLATLMKKLAQH